DNA sequence from the Methanolobus psychrophilus R15 genome:
GTGGTTCTGCGGGAATCTCTGCCCCAGGGGAAGTTTCAATGACTTCTGGGTCAGCAAGATATCCAGAAGCAGGAAGATACCAAAATCTCTCCGGAGCTTCTGGGTCAGGGTTCCCATCCTTGCGCTTATGATGGGATTCATGGGCTACAGGCTCATATCAACACAGGGAATTGTAAACCAGGTCGGAATGGTCTTTGTTGTCATGTGTCTGATAACCACTAGCATAGCACTCATTGCAGGTGTCAGTTTCAGTCCGCGCACATGGTGCACCTTCTGTCCCATGGGAACCATGCAGAACATCATCGGCGGTTACAAGTACAGGCTTCATGTCGATGACTCAAAATGCATTGACTGCAACAAGTGCGACAAGAAGTGCCCCATGCAGCTTGAGGTGCATACCAACGACCATAAACCGGATTGCATAAAATGTGGGCGATGTGTTGTAGCCTGTCCTACAAAAGCGCTAGCATTCAAAAACTGAACATTTGGTGCAGGTAAATTTGTCCTTGATGTAAAATGTGGAAAATAAGAAAAAGATATCCAATCCCCCTTCCTTTAGGAAGGGGTAATTAACTTTAAAATTAAACTTAGAATTAATTTAATAATTGAATTTATCTATTTATCTATCAGGCTATAATCCTGTTTATTCAGAACCTGCTTCTATCATGAAAGTCTTTTCCAGTTCCATACTTTCATCGGTTTCAGCAACTGATACGATTTTCTTAATCCTGTATTGTCCCTCTTCTATTTCATCCACAAAGACTTCTTCCGGGGTGAATCCCTGGGTGAATACCTCACCGGGAGCAAGGATGATCATATCCATTGTCACGACCATGTCCATCTCTACAGGTTCCCATGCCGCATTGCTCGCATTGTAGAATTCAATGTCAAAAGTACGGCCGAACATGAGGTTAGTGTTACCTGTGTTCCTTATATCGAATTCTATGAGATCGGATGTACCAAAAGTGTTCCGGGACATTTCTATAACTGCACCAAGTATCAACTCGCCATTATCAGCATCCGCATTTCCTGGTTCATTGTCTAAGCATCCTGCCAGGAATATAAAAGATGCAACAAATACAATCGACACTAAAGGAATCCATTTTCTCTTTGGGTTCTTTTCTTGTATCATTTTCTTTTTGTCCATAGTTACCATGCTCTTAAACGCCATGACAAGTGATAAATGATTCTATAGCTACGGATTTATTCGCAGCTACCGTCTTTTTTGGCAGAGGAGGTACATATATTCCGGCCATTTTTTATGATACGTTAGCAAAGAATTTAACCTCCCACACCATAGTATTTTCAGGGTAATGGGGTTAATATGAAAAGCAGATATGCGGTTTTCATGGCAGCATTGCTGCTGATTCTCACATTAAGTGGGACAGCATCCGCCCTGACAGCAAGGAGCGGTGGAACTGTTGCAATAGATGATGTGATAGAGGATGATGTATATATAGCCGGAGGCAATGTCCTGATAAGCGGGACAGTTGTCGGTGACGTCGTGATAGCGGGGGGAAGAGTAGAGATCAGCGGCAATATCACAGAAGATCTCACTGTTGCAGCCGGGGAGGTTGTCATTACCGGGAGTGTCGGTGACGATATAAGAGTTGCAGCAGGTAACCTGACCTTCAACGGGGATGTGGAAAGCGACCTTGCCCTGTTCACCGGCGATACGGTCATTGGCAGGGAAGCACTTGTAGGCGGAGTGCTTGCGTTCTCAGCCGGCCAGATGGAAATGCTTGGGAATGTCACATGGGACCTTACAGGCTCAGCTGGCACCATGGTACTTGGAGGTCATGTTGGCGGAAATGCCGAACTTCAATCCGGGAGCCTTGTAATGCTGCCGGATGCAAGCATAGAAGGCGATCTTCGATACACTGCTCCCGAAAGGATCGAAGTCCCCGAAGGAACGGTCGGAGGAGATGTCTATTACAACATGATGTCCGACAGAAGCGGGGAAGTTGGAGCTATTATGATCCTCTGGTGGATAGCCAGTTATCTCGCTCTTGTTGTTATCGGTCTTGTGGCCCTGGCAATCTGGCCTGACAGGATGCAGCGCCTGGCACGAAGAACATCAGAAAATCCGGGAAAAGCTTTCCTGACAGGGTTACTGGTAGTGATAGCAGCTTTCGTCATCTCTGTGCTGCTAATGTTCACGATCATAGGAATACCCTTTGGGTTGATAATACTGATATTGACTATTATCCTGCTTTATGTAGTGAGGATAATTACAGGGCTCTGGCTTGGAAAGTGGATGTTCGCTAAAATGGGAAGAATACAGAGACCATGGGTGGAACTTGTATTCGGGCTCTTCGTACTGCTGCTGGTAAGTGCCATCCCGATAATAGGGTGGCTTGTTAACCTGGTCGCTACCTTGATACCGATCGGGAACCTGGCTGAGGAAATAAGAAGGCGTTTGTGAGATATCTGCAGGTTATGGGATGGATGAATAAGAGAAGATGTTTGCATAAAAGTCAAAGTATAAATATTAAAGAGTATATCAATGCTTTAACAAGCAGAGTTTTTAATATTCCCTTTTTTAAGGGAGGTTCATTTCGAGATGCAAAAGATATGCACAGACATCATTATTGATGCGCCTGCCGGGAAGGTGTGGGGCATTCTGACTGATTTTGAGAGTTTTGATAATTGGAACCCTTTCATACGGGTCAAAAAAGGAAAGCTTGAAACCGGCGCACAGCTAGAGGTTCTGCTTCAGCTGCCAGGGCACAAGCCCATTGCTATGAAGCCAACTGTGGTAAAGGTTGAACCTGTCCGCGAATTTCGCTGGTCTGGCAGCATGTGGGTCAAAGGGATATTTGACGGGGAACACGCTTTCAGGATAGAGGAGCTGGATGAGAACAGATCACGCCTGATACAGTGTGAGCGATTCAAGGGAGTACTTGCACCTCTTATCCTTCATATGATAGGAGAAGACGTGCAGCAGGGATTTGAATCAATGAACCTCTCTCTTAAGAAAGAAAGTGAAAAGTCCTGAACTTCAGATATAGTTTGCTCTTGGCCTTATCACCCTGTTATTGGCATATTGCTCAAAGTAATGGGATACCCAGCCCGATACTCTTCCTGTTGCAAACACGGATGTTGCGAGTTCAGGCGGGATATCAAGATACTTATACACTACCGCAGAGTAGAAATCCACATTAGGAAAGATAGGTTTCCCTTTGGTTGCCATGAACTCACGGTACATGGTATGCTCCAGGTTCTCAGCTACATCGTACCAGTGGCTATTCCCCTGTTCATCTGCGAGCTTTCTTGCGATATCCTTGAACAGTTTTGCCCTGGGATCACAGGTTTTATACACCCTGTGACCAAAACCCATCACTTTTTGCCTGTGTGATAACTTATCAAGCACATACTTTTCAGCATTTTCCGGATGGGACACTTCATCAAGCATATTCATCACACCTTTACGGGCACCGCCATGAAGAGGTCCTTTAAGTGTACATAGGCCTGTTATCACTGCGGAATAGATATCTGCCATCGTTGAAGCTGTAATTCTCAGGGAGAAAGTGGATGGGTTCAGTTCATGTTCCGCACTCAGGATGAAATCCTTTTCAATAGCATCAGCTTCGAGCTCAGTAGGCACTTTTCCCTTTAGCATGTATAGGAAATTGGCTCCATGGGAGAGATTCTCATCCGGAGCGATCGGAAGCTGTCCGGTCTTGTACCGGTGTACTGATGCAACAAGGGTCGGGAACTTTGCCACCAGTCTGATGGATTTGCTCATGTTTGCTTCCATTGAGCTGTCATCCTTTTCCGTATCCATATGGGCAGAGCAGCAGACAGCCGTCCTCAATGAGTCCAGGGCTTCTGAACCATAGTTACAGACATTTAATACATTTAGTATGTCACTATTGATGTATCGCTCACTCCTGAGCTTTTTGGAATAGCTATCAAGCTCCCGCTGGTCAGGAACCTTTCCGTGTATCAGAAGGTATGATACTGCATCATAAGGCATCTGTCCCAGTTGTTCAACTTCGATCCCCCTGTATTTCAAAATTCCCTGCCTACCATCGATAGAACATATGCTGGTATCCAGAGCTAAAACATCTTCAAGTCCTTTTTTCGTATCTTGCATATAAGTGCCCCCTACGCAGGAAATCTACGTTTTGGTAGAAAGATGTCCATAATGGATTGGACATACAGTTATAGAGCCACTAAAAGTCCGTGTCAAATTGACCGGACATTATTCAATGAATGAGTAAAACACATTAAGTATGTGTGATTAAATGTGATTAATAGGTAAAGAGGATTATTCCCCTTTAACCCTATCCCTCAGGAACTTATGTAATATTCCACCGTTCCTGTAGTATTCTATCTCAATGGCAGAGTTCAGCATTACGATAACATTGAACTGTTTCTGACCTTCGCTATCTATGGCTGTGACGCAGAGCTCGCCAAATGACTTCAGCCTGTCGATTCCCTGGATGTCAAAGGTTTCCCTGCCTGTCAGTCCCAGGCTTTCAGCAGTCTCTCCGTCCCTGAACCTGAGTGGCAGCACTCCCATACCAACAAGGTTGCTGCGGTGTATCCTCTCAAACGACTCTGCAATGACTGCTTTTACACCCAGCAGTTGTGTGCCTTTTGCGGCCCAGTCGCGGGAGCTTCCTGTTCCATACTCCTTTCCGGCGAGGATAATAAGCGGAGTGCCGGACTCCACATACTT
Encoded proteins:
- a CDS encoding 4Fe-4S ferredoxin iron-sulfur-binding domain-containing protein codes for the protein MLKITPYLGIFVLIVSIAGLWFPLLGYFLLLVFATLMITSIFRGRWFCGNLCPRGSFNDFWVSKISRSRKIPKSLRSFWVRVPILALMMGFMGYRLISTQGIVNQVGMVFVVMCLITTSIALIAGVSFSPRTWCTFCPMGTMQNIIGGYKYRLHVDDSKCIDCNKCDKKCPMQLEVHTNDHKPDCIKCGRCVVACPTKALAFKN
- a CDS encoding copper amine oxidase domain protein; translation: MDKKKMIQEKNPKRKWIPLVSIVFVASFIFLAGCLDNEPGNADADNGELILGAVIEMSRNTFGTSDLIEFDIRNTGNTNLMFGRTFDIEFYNASNAAWEPVEMDMVVTMDMIILAPGEVFTQGFTPEEVFVDEIEEGQYRIKKIVSVAETDESMELEKTFMIEAGSE
- a CDS encoding citrate (si)-synthase, which codes for MQDTKKGLEDVLALDTSICSIDGRQGILKYRGIEVEQLGQMPYDAVSYLLIHGKVPDQRELDSYSKKLRSERYINSDILNVLNVCNYGSEALDSLRTAVCCSAHMDTEKDDSSMEANMSKSIRLVAKFPTLVASVHRYKTGQLPIAPDENLSHGANFLYMLKGKVPTELEADAIEKDFILSAEHELNPSTFSLRITASTMADIYSAVITGLCTLKGPLHGGARKGVMNMLDEVSHPENAEKYVLDKLSHRQKVMGFGHRVYKTCDPRAKLFKDIARKLADEQGNSHWYDVAENLEHTMYREFMATKGKPIFPNVDFYSAVVYKYLDIPPELATSVFATGRVSGWVSHYFEQYANNRVIRPRANYI